The following are encoded together in the Humulus lupulus chromosome 5, drHumLupu1.1, whole genome shotgun sequence genome:
- the LOC133778158 gene encoding uncharacterized protein LOC133778158 — protein MPMAETVKPSGSSSEGGQNQKNKLDREVRDMVSAITNRLTNIHKVSSGLGHDQNDDDDEEDKGVRIITLAGNNTGATLRGELDDNTAGLKGGEPPVLSDSETMKTFVNSNFQAVNNSIMMGGSYNTNDPGVHVEISDFGESQESKPEYRRGWKGKKKTKEALKSDHKSSSSD, from the coding sequence ATGCCAATGGCCGAGACAGTCAAGCCTAGTGGCTCATCCTCCGAAGGAGGCCAAAATCAGAAGAATAAACTTGATCGTGAAGTTAGAGATATGGTGTCAGCCATAACTAATCGCCTTACCAACATTCACAAAGTGAGCTCCGGTCTAGGCCATGATCAAAACGACGACGACGATGAAGAAGACAAGGGTGTCAGGATCATCACTCTCGCGGGAAACAACACAGGCGCCACTCTGCGTGGCGAGCTGGATGACAACACGGCCGGCCTTAAGGGCGGCGAGCCTCCGGTGCTTAGTGACTCTGAGACCATGAAAACATTCGTTAACAGCAACTTCCAAGCTGTGAACAACTCCATCATGATGGGTGGGAGCTACAACACCAATGATCCTGGCGTCCATGTTGAGATCTCTGATTTTGGCGAGTCTCAAGAGTCTAAACCGGAGTACAGGAGAGGATGGAAGGGTAAGAAGAAGACCAAGGAAGCTTTAAAAAGTGACCACAAATCTTCCAGCTCTGACTGA